Proteins encoded in a region of the Fundulus heteroclitus isolate FHET01 chromosome 2, MU-UCD_Fhet_4.1, whole genome shotgun sequence genome:
- the LOC105938203 gene encoding uncharacterized protein LOC105938203 isoform X2: MCYHGPIILGFLAVHAFRGLHLLSSSNWNNPAQSGSEPPQHRESPSDIFPGQGSFVNPNAVAAVDASNSPTQDLAFFSKKGDRSAPLGYRSKVHKTKYTPTFSSGFPKVGQPHVLPPPKAPSLNYFIPFNQIYVPNYDGKNKKKKSKSFHHAYKASRGKKSKDGCYLPPSLEKASAESSSNSKYVFPHLGLKANVPQKERDGSHLAFTVKPSSPLRGSTGHSGYLGYQTLHSDPFMLAANPEYKKKTFHFEPKEKPFPQQNLIHKESSPQAHLGSFSAQDRFLFLNGGYKDAVKAGLLKPISQPINFASWPQALLSEHKDPDMNCIIWKNTQSSSQPRSRNSSRSSLNAFKLKNRSTRATTILSRACYKPSQMTLKWQWKPALR; this comes from the exons ATGTGCTATCATGGACCTATCATTCTG ggttTCCTGGCTGTGCATGCTTTTCGGGGGCTGCATTTGCTTTCCTCCTCAAACTG GAACAATCCTGCCCAGTCTGGCTCTGAGCCGCCACAGCACAGAGAATCGCCCTCGGACATATTCCCTGGCCAGGGTTCCTTCGTCAATCCTAACGCCGTAGCTGCTGTCGACGCCTCTAACAGCCCAACTCAAGATCTCGCTTTCTTTTCAAAGAAGGGAGACAGATCAGCTCCTTTAGGTTACCGGTCAAAGGTCCATAAGACAAAATACACGCCCACATTTTCTTCTGGTTTCCCCAAAGTTGGCCAACCCCATGTCCTTCCTCCGCCCAAAGCCCCGTCTTTGAATTACTTTATACCATTTAATCAGATCTATGTCCCGAACTATGATggcaaaaacaagaagaaaaaatctaaatcattccACCATGCGTACAAAGCCAGCCGTGGCAAGAAATCAAAGGATGGATGCTATCTTCCCCCATCGTTGGAGAAGGCATCTGCTGAATCGTCTTCAAACTCGAAATATGTTTTTCCACATCTGGGGTTAAAAGCAAATGTGCCACAAAAGGAGCGAGATGGATCTCACCTGGCGTTTACCGTGAAACCTTCCAGTCCTCTGCGTGGCTCAACTGGACACTCCGGCTATCTTGGATACCAGACGTTGCATTCTGATCCCTTCATGTTGGCTGCAAATCCAGAATACAAAAAGAAGACCTTCCACTTCGAACCAAAAGAAAAGCCTTTTCCCCAACAAAATTTAATCCATAAAGAAAGCTCACCTCAGGCTCATCTGGGCTCTTTTTCTGCTCAAGACAGATTCCTTTTCCTAAATGGTGGCTACAAGGATGCAGTGAAAGCTGGCCTGCTAAAGCCCATAAGCCAGCCTATTAACTTTGCGTCTTGGCCTCAGGCGCTGTTGTCTGAACACAAAGATCCAGATATGAATTGTATAATCTGGAAGAACACACAAAGTTCCTCTCAACCAAGGTCCCGAAACTCATCACGTTCTTCTTTAAATGCGTTCAAGTTAAAAAACCGTTCTACAAGGGCCACGACGATCTTGTCTAGGGCCTGTTACAAACCTTCTCAGATGACGCTGAAATGGCAATGGAAACCTGCTTTAAGATGA
- the LOC105938203 gene encoding uncharacterized protein LOC105938203 isoform X3, producing the protein MHLSRQTDWPRTGNVGNKIEAHSFGKLLHLQVIRQIFRQPAAVFIKALLLSLWEVNSVAACAIMDLSFWVSWLCMLFGGCICFPPQTGYSFAQGFNQDRSPQTSSNLIPREPLKPTYDDAVSKQNFVARQNELAFYENWLRFGGSFPEGMPLSQPGRVHMKDIDKSIKGQNVWSRQGTILPSLALSRHSTENRPRTYSLARVPSSILTP; encoded by the exons atgcatttaagtaGACAAACAGATTGGCCAAGAACAGGAAATGTAGGGAATAAAATCGAAGCGCATTCCTTTGGAAAGCTGCTGCACCTGCAAGTAATTAGACAGATTTTCAGACAGCCAGCTGCCGTTTTCATCAAAGCTCTGCTGTTGTCACTGTGGGAGGTGAACTCTGTTGCTGCATGTGCTATCATGGACCTATCATTCTG ggttTCCTGGCTGTGCATGCTTTTCGGGGGCTGCATTTGCTTTCCTCCTCAAACTG GTTACAGTTTTGCACAAGGATTCAATCAGGACAGGAGCCCACAGACTTCCAGCAATTTAATTCCCAGGGAACCTTTAAAGCCGACCTATGACGATGCTGTGAGCAAGCAAAACTTTGTTGCACGGCAGAATGAActggctttctatgaaaactgGTTGCGTTTTGGTGGCAGCTTCCCTGAAGGGATGCCACTAAGCCAACCGGGTCGGGTGCATATGAAAGACATTGACAAGAGTATAAAGGGACAAAATGTTTGGAGCAGACAAG GAACAATCCTGCCCAGTCTGGCTCTGAGCCGCCACAGCACAGAGAATCGCCCTCGGACATATTCCCTGGCCAGGGTTCCTTCGTCAATCCTAACGCCGTAG
- the LOC105938200 gene encoding leucine-rich repeat-containing protein 17, with protein sequence MRVIAPLVLTFIALSLLPSIEMKRPGKGRGLKGARQKLTQDRLRRKALRRQSRSGPSGLVTPNCSEMTQSDGLYVDCQDQSLTSIPPSSAWSGVPKHLLLARNQIKVLRDGAFLGYKRLISLDLQQNQISQIEEGAFQGLTHLTTLLLQHNQLRTLSEETLLPMPNLHYLRLYNNPWKCLCPMESLIRTLQVPSNRNLGSHARCAGPISRKNRKLKEINPESLCEESNQIGDLNGNVTHPIEPSPIRGKSDATTLCHTYIFPRTWMDCRNRGLTEVPSGIPEDVVGVDLSHNSIHHLKPRDFQGAKSLRNLNLSNNNMERIDTGSLSGLLHLHELDLSSNGLRFVQYGVLEDLYFLSKLKLEGNPWVCDYNIHYMAYWLRLHPGVKHSGLLCQSPLEYMGDRVEDYMHSYNRECPKERQLSGLDQNQKDAELWGTPMELQGEVEEELEPSHLRTSQKYEIFKLA encoded by the exons ATGCGAGTGATCGCCCCTCTCGTTTTAACCTTTATTGCTCTCTCACTGCTCCCGTCCATTGAGATGAAGAGACCAGGGAAGGGCAGGGGCCTTAAAGGCGCCAGACAGAAACTTACACAGGACAG GTTAAGGAGGAAGGCTTTGAGGCGCCAGAGCAGATCCGGCCCTTCTGGGCTTGTGACGCCAAACTGTTCAGAGATGACACAATCAGATGGACTCTACGTGGACTGTCAGGACCAAAGTCTCACTTCTATCCCCCCCTCCAGTGCCTGGTCCGGAGTACCAAAGCACCTCCTTCTGGCCCGGAACCAAATTAAAGTTCTCAGGGATGGAGCCTTCCTTGGATATAAACGTTTAATAAGTCTGGATCTTCAACAGAATCAGATCTCTCAGATTGAGGAAGGGGCTTTTCAGGGTCTAACGCATCTGACGACCCTTCTGCTGCAACACAACCAACTGAGAACGCTCAGTGAAGAGACCCTCCTCCCAATGCCGAACCTTCACTATCTGCGATTATACAACAACCCCTGGAAATGTCTCTGTCCAATGGAAAGCCTCATACGTACTCTTCAAGTCCCAAGCAACCGCAATCTAGGAAGCCACGCAAG GTGTGCAGGGCCGATCAGTCGTAAGAACAGGAAGCTGAAGGAGATTAATCCCGAGTCACTTTGTGAGGAATCGAACCAAATAGGCGACCTAAATGGCAACGTGACACACCCTATAGAGCCCAGTCCGATCCGCGGAAAATCTGACGCCACCACGCTTTGCCACACCTATATTTTCCCTCGCACGTGGATGGACTGCAGGAACCGAG GTCTTACTGAGGTGCCCTCGGGTATTCCAGAGGATGTTGTTGGGGTCGATCTGTCCCATAATTCAATCCACCATCTCAAACCCAGGGATTTCCAAGGAGCAAAAAGTCTCAGAAACCTGAACCTCAGCAACAACAACATGGAGCGGATTGACACGG GTTCCCTCTCTGGGCTCTTACACCTTCATGAGCTGGACCTGTCATCCAACGGGCTGCGTTTTGTTCAGTACGGGGTCCTTGAAGATTTGTACTTCTTGTCCAAGCTAAAACTAGAAGGAAATCCTTGGGTGTGCGACTACAA TATCCACTACATGGCTTACTGGCTACGTCTGCATCCAGGAGTGAAGCACTCTGGTCTGCTGTGTCAGTCTCCTCTAGAGTACATGGGTGACAGAGTGGAGGACTACATGCATTCCTACAACAGAGAGTGTCCTAAGGAGAGACAGCTCAGTGGACTGGATCAAAACCAAAAGGACGCCGagctttggggcacaccaatgGAGCTACAAGGAGAAGTGGAAGAAGAGCTGGAGCCGAGCCACCTGAGAACCTCACAAAAATACGAGATCTTCAAACTGGCCTGA
- the LOC105938203 gene encoding uncharacterized protein LOC105938203 isoform X1 has product MHLSRQTDWPRTGNVGNKIEAHSFGKLLHLQVIRQIFRQPAAVFIKALLLSLWEVNSVAACAIMDLSFWVSWLCMLFGGCICFPPQTGYSFAQGFNQDRSPQTSSNLIPREPLKPTYDDAVSKQNFVARQNELAFYENWLRFGGSFPEGMPLSQPGRVHMKDIDKSIKGQNVWSRQGKFDQALGKSRFFTKPVDFTENIIPSAPHWNRVFIEQSAHHPHDGSNNIPNDGLPGGHNYIFFGVSRNNPAQSGSEPPQHRESPSDIFPGQGSFVNPNAVAAVDASNSPTQDLAFFSKKGDRSAPLGYRSKVHKTKYTPTFSSGFPKVGQPHVLPPPKAPSLNYFIPFNQIYVPNYDGKNKKKKSKSFHHAYKASRGKKSKDGCYLPPSLEKASAESSSNSKYVFPHLGLKANVPQKERDGSHLAFTVKPSSPLRGSTGHSGYLGYQTLHSDPFMLAANPEYKKKTFHFEPKEKPFPQQNLIHKESSPQAHLGSFSAQDRFLFLNGGYKDAVKAGLLKPISQPINFASWPQALLSEHKDPDMNCIIWKNTQSSSQPRSRNSSRSSLNAFKLKNRSTRATTILSRACYKPSQMTLKWQWKPALR; this is encoded by the exons atgcatttaagtaGACAAACAGATTGGCCAAGAACAGGAAATGTAGGGAATAAAATCGAAGCGCATTCCTTTGGAAAGCTGCTGCACCTGCAAGTAATTAGACAGATTTTCAGACAGCCAGCTGCCGTTTTCATCAAAGCTCTGCTGTTGTCACTGTGGGAGGTGAACTCTGTTGCTGCATGTGCTATCATGGACCTATCATTCTG ggttTCCTGGCTGTGCATGCTTTTCGGGGGCTGCATTTGCTTTCCTCCTCAAACTG GTTACAGTTTTGCACAAGGATTCAATCAGGACAGGAGCCCACAGACTTCCAGCAATTTAATTCCCAGGGAACCTTTAAAGCCGACCTATGACGATGCTGTGAGCAAGCAAAACTTTGTTGCACGGCAGAATGAActggctttctatgaaaactgGTTGCGTTTTGGTGGCAGCTTCCCTGAAGGGATGCCACTAAGCCAACCGGGTCGGGTGCATATGAAAGACATTGACAAGAGTATAAAGGGACAAAATGTTTGGAGCAGACAAGGTAAATTTGACCAAGCACTGGGGAAAAGCAGATTTTTCACAAAGCCTGTCGACTTTACTGAAAACATCATCCCTTCTGCTCCTCATTGGAACAGAGTATTTATCGAGCAATCTGCTCACCATCCACATGATGGTTCAAATAACATACCCAATGATGGTCTTCCTGGTGGAcacaattatattttctttgGTGTTTCCAGGAACAATCCTGCCCAGTCTGGCTCTGAGCCGCCACAGCACAGAGAATCGCCCTCGGACATATTCCCTGGCCAGGGTTCCTTCGTCAATCCTAACGCCGTAGCTGCTGTCGACGCCTCTAACAGCCCAACTCAAGATCTCGCTTTCTTTTCAAAGAAGGGAGACAGATCAGCTCCTTTAGGTTACCGGTCAAAGGTCCATAAGACAAAATACACGCCCACATTTTCTTCTGGTTTCCCCAAAGTTGGCCAACCCCATGTCCTTCCTCCGCCCAAAGCCCCGTCTTTGAATTACTTTATACCATTTAATCAGATCTATGTCCCGAACTATGATggcaaaaacaagaagaaaaaatctaaatcattccACCATGCGTACAAAGCCAGCCGTGGCAAGAAATCAAAGGATGGATGCTATCTTCCCCCATCGTTGGAGAAGGCATCTGCTGAATCGTCTTCAAACTCGAAATATGTTTTTCCACATCTGGGGTTAAAAGCAAATGTGCCACAAAAGGAGCGAGATGGATCTCACCTGGCGTTTACCGTGAAACCTTCCAGTCCTCTGCGTGGCTCAACTGGACACTCCGGCTATCTTGGATACCAGACGTTGCATTCTGATCCCTTCATGTTGGCTGCAAATCCAGAATACAAAAAGAAGACCTTCCACTTCGAACCAAAAGAAAAGCCTTTTCCCCAACAAAATTTAATCCATAAAGAAAGCTCACCTCAGGCTCATCTGGGCTCTTTTTCTGCTCAAGACAGATTCCTTTTCCTAAATGGTGGCTACAAGGATGCAGTGAAAGCTGGCCTGCTAAAGCCCATAAGCCAGCCTATTAACTTTGCGTCTTGGCCTCAGGCGCTGTTGTCTGAACACAAAGATCCAGATATGAATTGTATAATCTGGAAGAACACACAAAGTTCCTCTCAACCAAGGTCCCGAAACTCATCACGTTCTTCTTTAAATGCGTTCAAGTTAAAAAACCGTTCTACAAGGGCCACGACGATCTTGTCTAGGGCCTGTTACAAACCTTCTCAGATGACGCTGAAATGGCAATGGAAACCTGCTTTAAGATGA